One stretch of Streptomyces sp. R21 DNA includes these proteins:
- a CDS encoding glycoside hydrolase family 16 protein, producing the protein MSGTSGTTSTSSTSSTSGSRGPLRRVLVAVLGTLSLAAAAATAAILPANASAPPPPSGWSQVFLDDFNGAAGTGVNTANWQYTTGTSYPGGPAGFGTGEVETMTNSTNNVSLDGAGNLRITPRRDGAGNWTSGRIETTRSDFQPPAGGKLRVEARLQMPNVTGAAAKGYWPAFWMLGAPYRGNWWNWPGVGELDIMENVQGINNEWATMHCGTSPGGPCNEKSGIGGQKVCEGTTCQGGFHTYAVEWDKSTSPQQMRFYLDGVNFHTVSQNQVDATTWTNATDHGFFVILNVAMGGEFPAAFGGGPDGSTDPGHPLVVDYVQVLQSTGGGGDTTPPPTTPPPTTPPPSGNRDAYSAIQAESYDGQAGVGTETTTDSGGGQNISTLANGDYALFKGVNFGSTAAHQFYGRVASGAAGGVSGLVEVRLDSRTSAPIGSFAVAGTGGWQSWKTVPANISSVTGTHDVYLTFTSGQPADFVNLNWFDFGH; encoded by the coding sequence ATGAGTGGCACTTCCGGAACGACCAGCACATCCAGCACATCCAGCACGTCCGGCAGCCGCGGCCCGCTGCGGCGCGTGCTCGTCGCCGTGCTCGGCACACTGAGCCTCGCGGCCGCCGCGGCGACAGCCGCGATCCTGCCCGCGAACGCCTCCGCTCCCCCACCCCCCTCCGGCTGGTCCCAGGTCTTCCTCGACGACTTCAACGGCGCCGCCGGAACGGGCGTCAACACCGCCAACTGGCAGTACACGACGGGCACGAGCTATCCCGGCGGACCCGCGGGCTTCGGCACCGGCGAGGTCGAGACGATGACGAACAGCACCAACAACGTCTCGCTCGACGGCGCCGGAAACCTGCGGATCACGCCGCGCCGCGACGGTGCGGGGAACTGGACCTCGGGCCGCATCGAGACGACGCGCTCCGACTTCCAGCCGCCCGCCGGCGGCAAACTGCGCGTCGAGGCGCGCCTGCAGATGCCGAACGTGACCGGCGCCGCCGCCAAGGGCTACTGGCCCGCGTTCTGGATGCTGGGCGCCCCCTACCGCGGCAACTGGTGGAACTGGCCCGGCGTCGGCGAGCTGGACATCATGGAGAACGTGCAGGGCATCAACAACGAGTGGGCCACGATGCACTGCGGCACCAGCCCGGGCGGCCCCTGCAACGAGAAGTCCGGCATCGGCGGCCAGAAGGTCTGCGAGGGCACGACCTGCCAGGGCGGCTTCCACACCTACGCCGTCGAGTGGGACAAGTCGACCAGCCCCCAGCAGATGCGCTTCTACCTCGACGGCGTCAACTTCCACACGGTGAGCCAGAACCAGGTCGACGCGACGACCTGGACGAACGCCACCGACCACGGCTTCTTCGTCATCCTGAACGTCGCGATGGGCGGCGAGTTCCCGGCAGCCTTCGGCGGCGGCCCCGACGGCAGCACCGACCCCGGCCACCCGCTCGTGGTCGACTACGTCCAGGTGCTCCAGTCGACCGGCGGCGGTGGCGACACGACCCCGCCGCCCACCACTCCTCCCCCCACGACCCCGCCGCCCTCCGGCAACCGTGACGCCTACAGCGCCATCCAGGCCGAGTCGTACGACGGCCAGGCGGGTGTGGGCACGGAGACCACCACCGACTCCGGCGGCGGACAGAACATCAGCACGCTCGCGAACGGCGACTACGCGCTCTTCAAGGGCGTCAACTTCGGCTCCACAGCGGCCCATCAGTTCTACGGCCGGGTCGCGAGCGGCGCAGCGGGCGGCGTCAGCGGTCTCGTGGAGGTGCGCCTCGACAGCCGTACCAGCGCGCCGATCGGCAGTTTCGCGGTGGCGGGCACCGGGGGCTGGCAGAGCTGGAAGACGGTCCCGGCGAACATCAGCTCCGTCACCGGCACCCACGACGTCTATCTGACCTTCACCAGCGGCCAGCCGGCCGACTTCGTGAACCTCAACTGGTTCGACTTCGGTCACTGA
- a CDS encoding Ig-like domain-containing protein produces the protein MGVSHISNRSDRQPERWSRRGILAVLGVVPAVVLTGCSSSAGASEGSAKASTPAQTAAAKKPVVTVAPANGTKKAGFDSPVEVTVTDGTLSTVKVTGNDGSTLAGSFNDARTRWTSTRNPYSGTEYTVTAQAQGAAEESASFTTKAPGETFVGYFTPEADSTSGVGMPVSINFTEAVKDRAAVQKAITVTAEPAVEVVGHWFSDTRLDFRPEEYWAAGTKITLSLRLKDVEGADGVYGTQSKDVTFHIGRSQISTVDLAAKTMTVQRDGATSATYPVTGGDSDHTTWSGIMVISERFKQTRMESSTVGLGDEYDIKDVPHAQRLTTSGTFVHGNYWASTSVFGHTNASHGCVGLHDAKGANDSSVAGYKFYKSSMLGDVVVVKNSGEETVDPANGLNGWNLSWADWKAGSAL, from the coding sequence GTGGGCGTCTCGCACATATCCAACCGGTCCGACCGACAGCCGGAGAGGTGGTCCCGGCGCGGGATCCTCGCCGTGCTCGGGGTCGTACCGGCCGTCGTTCTGACCGGTTGCAGCAGTTCGGCCGGCGCCTCGGAGGGATCGGCGAAGGCGAGTACACCCGCCCAGACCGCGGCGGCGAAGAAGCCGGTCGTCACGGTGGCCCCCGCGAACGGCACGAAGAAGGCCGGTTTCGACAGCCCGGTCGAGGTCACCGTGACCGACGGCACGCTGTCGACCGTGAAGGTCACCGGCAACGACGGATCCACGCTCGCCGGTTCCTTCAACGACGCCCGGACCAGGTGGACCTCCACCAGGAACCCGTACTCGGGCACCGAGTACACGGTCACGGCGCAGGCACAGGGAGCCGCCGAGGAGAGCGCGAGCTTCACCACCAAGGCGCCCGGCGAGACATTCGTGGGCTACTTCACGCCCGAGGCGGACTCGACCTCCGGCGTGGGCATGCCCGTGTCGATCAACTTCACCGAGGCCGTCAAGGACCGGGCCGCCGTACAGAAGGCCATCACGGTGACGGCGGAGCCCGCGGTCGAGGTGGTCGGCCACTGGTTCAGCGACACCCGGCTGGACTTCCGGCCCGAGGAGTACTGGGCCGCGGGCACGAAGATCACGCTGAGCCTGCGGCTGAAGGACGTCGAGGGCGCGGACGGCGTCTACGGCACGCAGTCCAAGGACGTCACGTTCCACATCGGCCGCTCGCAGATCAGCACGGTCGACCTGGCGGCGAAGACGATGACGGTGCAGCGGGACGGCGCGACGTCCGCGACCTACCCGGTCACCGGTGGCGACTCCGACCACACCACCTGGTCCGGGATCATGGTGATCAGCGAGCGGTTCAAGCAGACCCGGATGGAGTCCTCGACGGTCGGCCTGGGCGACGAGTACGACATCAAGGACGTCCCGCACGCCCAGCGCCTGACCACCTCCGGCACCTTCGTGCATGGCAACTACTGGGCCTCCACCTCGGTGTTCGGCCACACCAACGCCAGCCACGGCTGCGTCGGCCTGCACGACGCGAAGGGCGCGAACGACAGCTCCGTGGCGGGCTACAAGTTCTACAAGAGCTCGATGCTCGGTGACGTGGTCGTCGTGAAGAACTCGGGCGAGGAGACCGTGGACCCGGCCAACGGCCTGAACGGCTGGAACCTTTCCTGGGCGGACTGGAAGGCGGGGAGCGCCCTGTAG
- a CDS encoding FAD/NAD(P)-binding protein: MTEVRKRHTVAVVGAGAAGTLTAVQLCETATRRRTPLDLILVDPAPEAGRGTAYATRDPRHRLNVPAGGMSCYPDDPGHFTRWLCRHGEPTVTAADFATRHRFGAYLADTLGQAIVRAHGTVALRRLRTRAESCAGASDGRVELQLADGGHLTADSVVLATGPAAVRSTWAPPALRTSPQLIADPWATGALDGPLGDTADVLLVGTGLTAIDLALTLDRAGRTVHAVSRSGLVPQPHALSPAGPMSAPEGLSEPSGISLSGLRRTVYRHISRAVRTHGDWRPALDSLRPHTAHLWRSLTPEERAAFLEREGALWNTHRHRMAPATAESVARARTARRLRVHTGGITDARAAADGRLTVTLSNGREIRAGWVIDCTGPGTRLDDPVWRSLLDSGWAVAGPLGMGVATREGRLLDAEGRARLPLYTLGAPRRGELWETTAIPEIRVQAAALAQELLAPLARTAGAGRRPHRRPVDAHGLGLSTHAEAAAAHRAGLDRVLKVRAGAEDAFRRAVALDPGFALGHAALALLGHECGAAVDVPRALADAGRCARERADERERSFVDVVTRRVHDEGGDRALLRHLDAYPADALALATAVPTIAFSGINDLDDSYALHLVERTSPAYDGHWFHTSLLAFLRQGQGRFHEAGELAHRALAAEPASGHAVHALAHVHYESGAHRKGRDWLDAWVSGQGRGAVHRAHFSWHIALHELALDDPAAVRRRWFAQLAPGRVSGVRALVDSGSLLWRARLSDSWRGEVPAADVLETVAREVVERPATAFTALHAAVALAAAGDLAALARLRDHAAGADPVQREVVVPLCEAFAALVEERFQEAARGLDALLPVLRKVGGSAAQREVVEETLLYALVAAGRCDAARRLLGARLDRGAAPRDRRLLAALPG; the protein is encoded by the coding sequence GTGACCGAAGTCCGCAAGCGGCACACCGTCGCCGTCGTCGGAGCGGGCGCGGCAGGCACCCTGACCGCCGTCCAGCTGTGCGAGACGGCGACCCGCCGCCGGACTCCCCTCGACCTGATCCTCGTGGACCCGGCGCCGGAAGCGGGCCGCGGCACCGCCTATGCCACGCGCGACCCACGGCATCGGCTCAACGTCCCTGCGGGCGGCATGAGTTGCTACCCCGACGACCCCGGACACTTCACCCGCTGGCTGTGCCGGCACGGCGAACCCACCGTCACCGCGGCCGACTTCGCCACCCGCCACCGGTTCGGCGCCTACCTGGCCGACACTCTCGGCCAGGCCATCGTCCGCGCCCACGGCACCGTCGCCCTACGCAGGCTGCGCACCCGCGCCGAGAGCTGCGCGGGCGCCTCCGACGGCCGAGTGGAACTCCAACTGGCCGACGGGGGCCACCTCACCGCCGACAGCGTCGTCCTCGCCACCGGACCCGCCGCCGTGCGCAGCACCTGGGCCCCGCCCGCGCTGCGCACGTCCCCGCAGCTGATCGCCGACCCGTGGGCGACGGGCGCGCTGGACGGGCCGCTCGGTGACACCGCCGACGTACTGCTGGTCGGTACCGGACTCACCGCGATCGACCTCGCGCTCACTCTCGACCGGGCCGGGCGCACCGTTCACGCCGTGTCCCGCAGCGGTCTGGTGCCGCAGCCGCACGCGCTGAGCCCCGCCGGACCGATGTCCGCGCCCGAAGGACTCTCCGAACCCTCGGGGATCTCGCTCTCCGGGCTGCGCAGGACCGTCTACCGGCACATCAGCAGGGCCGTGCGCACCCACGGGGACTGGCGCCCCGCCCTCGACAGCCTGCGCCCGCACACCGCGCACCTGTGGCGCAGCCTCACCCCCGAGGAACGGGCCGCGTTCCTGGAGCGCGAGGGCGCGCTGTGGAACACCCATCGGCATCGGATGGCGCCCGCGACCGCCGAGTCGGTGGCCCGTGCCCGCACCGCCCGCCGCCTGCGGGTGCACACCGGCGGGATCACGGACGCCCGCGCGGCAGCGGACGGCAGGCTCACGGTCACGCTCTCCAACGGCCGGGAAATTCGGGCGGGTTGGGTCATCGACTGCACCGGACCCGGGACGCGTCTCGACGACCCCGTGTGGCGCTCGCTGCTCGACTCCGGCTGGGCCGTGGCCGGCCCGCTGGGCATGGGCGTCGCCACCCGCGAGGGCCGCCTCCTCGACGCCGAGGGTCGTGCGCGGCTTCCGCTGTACACGCTGGGCGCCCCGCGTCGCGGCGAGCTCTGGGAGACGACGGCGATTCCGGAGATCCGGGTCCAAGCGGCCGCGCTGGCACAGGAGTTGCTCGCCCCGCTCGCCCGGACCGCCGGCGCCGGGCGACGACCGCACCGCCGTCCAGTGGACGCGCACGGGCTCGGGCTGTCCACGCATGCCGAGGCGGCCGCCGCGCACCGCGCCGGGCTGGACCGGGTCCTCAAGGTCAGGGCCGGAGCCGAGGACGCCTTCCGGCGGGCCGTCGCCCTCGACCCCGGCTTCGCCCTCGGGCACGCCGCGCTCGCGCTGCTCGGCCACGAGTGCGGTGCCGCCGTCGACGTACCCCGGGCGCTGGCCGACGCCGGGCGCTGCGCGCGCGAGAGGGCCGACGAGCGCGAGCGCTCCTTCGTGGACGTCGTCACGCGCCGCGTCCACGACGAGGGCGGCGACCGGGCCCTGCTGCGCCACCTCGACGCGTACCCCGCCGACGCGCTCGCCCTCGCCACCGCCGTGCCCACCATCGCGTTCTCCGGCATCAACGACCTCGACGACTCCTATGCGCTGCACCTGGTCGAGCGCACCTCGCCGGCGTACGACGGGCACTGGTTCCACACCTCGCTGCTCGCCTTCCTCCGCCAGGGGCAGGGCCGCTTCCACGAGGCGGGCGAGCTGGCCCACCGCGCGCTCGCCGCCGAGCCCGCCTCCGGCCACGCCGTGCACGCGCTCGCGCACGTCCACTACGAGTCGGGCGCGCACCGCAAGGGCCGTGACTGGCTGGACGCCTGGGTGTCGGGGCAGGGCCGGGGCGCGGTCCACCGGGCGCACTTCTCCTGGCACATCGCCCTGCACGAACTGGCTCTGGACGACCCCGCCGCCGTACGCAGGAGGTGGTTCGCGCAGCTCGCGCCGGGGCGGGTGAGCGGGGTGCGGGCCCTGGTCGACTCGGGGTCGCTGCTGTGGCGGGCCCGGCTGAGCGACAGCTGGCGGGGGGAGGTGCCCGCGGCGGACGTCCTGGAGACGGTGGCCCGTGAGGTGGTGGAGCGGCCCGCGACCGCCTTCACGGCGCTGCACGCGGCGGTCGCCCTCGCCGCCGCCGGGGACCTGGCGGCGCTCGCCCGGCTGCGCGACCATGCCGCGGGTGCCGATCCGGTGCAGCGCGAGGTGGTCGTGCCGCTGTGCGAGGCGTTCGCCGCGCTCGTCGAGGAGCGGTTCCAGGAGGCCGCGCGCGGACTCGACGCACTTCTGCCGGTCCTGCGCAAGGTCGGCGGCAGCGCGGCGCAGCGCGAGGTTGTCGAGGAGACGCTGCTGTACGCCCTTGTCGCGGCCGGTCGTTGTGACGCGGCCCGGCGGCTGCTGGGCGCACGGCTCGACCGCGGGGCGGCCCCGCGCGACCGGCGGTTGCTGGCGGCGCTGCCCGGCTGA
- a CDS encoding glycoside hydrolase family 16 protein — MSETSGAPVRRGPLRRVLVAVVGTLSLAAAAATAATLPANASAPTPPSGWSQVFVDDFNGAAGSGVNTANWQYDTGTSYPGGAANWGTGEVETMTSSTNNVSLDGNGNLRITPLRDSSGHWTSGRIETNRTDFQPPAGGKLRVESRLQMPNVTGAAAKGYWPAFWMLGAPYRGNYQNWPGVGELDIMENVQGLNTDWATMHCGTNPGGPCNETSGIGGSTACAGATCQAGFHTYAMEWDRSTSPEEVRFYLDGVNFHTVKANQVDATTWANATNHGYFVILNVAMGGGFPDAFGGGPDSGTEPGHPLVVDYVQVLQSSGSGTTPPPTGNRDAYSAIQAESYDSQSGSSTESTSDTGGGQNIGSLANGDWALYKGVNFGSTAAKQFYARVASGAAGGVSGLVEVRLDSRTSSPIGSFSVANTGGWQSWKTTPANISSVTGTHDVYLTFTSGQPADFVNVNWFDFGH, encoded by the coding sequence ATGAGTGAAACTTCCGGCGCACCTGTCAGACGTGGTCCCTTGCGGCGCGTCCTCGTCGCCGTCGTCGGCACCCTGAGCCTGGCGGCGGCCGCGGCCACGGCGGCGACCCTCCCCGCGAACGCGTCCGCACCCACGCCGCCGTCCGGCTGGTCCCAGGTCTTCGTCGACGACTTCAACGGAGCCGCCGGCTCCGGCGTGAACACCGCCAACTGGCAGTACGACACCGGCACCAGCTATCCGGGCGGCGCCGCCAACTGGGGCACCGGCGAGGTCGAGACGATGACCTCCTCCACCAACAACGTGTCCCTCGACGGCAACGGAAACCTCCGGATCACGCCGCTGCGCGACTCCTCCGGCCACTGGACGTCGGGCCGCATCGAGACCAACCGCACCGACTTCCAGCCGCCGGCCGGCGGCAAGCTGCGCGTCGAGTCGCGGCTGCAGATGCCGAATGTCACCGGTGCCGCCGCCAAGGGCTATTGGCCCGCGTTCTGGATGCTGGGCGCCCCCTACCGCGGCAACTACCAGAACTGGCCCGGCGTCGGCGAGCTGGACATCATGGAGAACGTCCAGGGCCTCAACACCGACTGGGCCACCATGCACTGTGGCACGAACCCGGGCGGCCCCTGCAACGAGACGTCCGGCATCGGCGGTTCGACGGCCTGCGCGGGCGCGACGTGTCAGGCGGGCTTCCACACGTACGCGATGGAGTGGGACCGCTCGACGAGCCCCGAGGAGGTCCGCTTCTACCTGGACGGCGTCAACTTCCACACGGTGAAGGCCAATCAGGTCGACGCGACGACCTGGGCGAACGCCACCAACCACGGCTACTTCGTCATCCTGAACGTCGCGATGGGCGGCGGCTTCCCGGACGCCTTCGGCGGCGGCCCCGACAGCGGAACCGAGCCCGGCCACCCGCTGGTCGTGGACTACGTCCAGGTGCTCCAGTCGAGTGGGAGCGGTACCACGCCCCCGCCGACCGGCAACCGCGACGCGTACAGCGCCATCCAGGCCGAGTCGTACGACAGCCAGTCGGGCAGCAGCACGGAGAGCACCTCGGACACCGGCGGCGGCCAGAACATCGGCTCGCTGGCCAACGGCGACTGGGCGCTCTACAAGGGCGTCAACTTCGGCTCCACAGCCGCCAAGCAGTTCTATGCACGGGTCGCGAGCGGTGCGGCGGGCGGGGTCAGCGGACTGGTCGAGGTGCGCCTCGACAGCCGTACGAGCTCACCCATCGGCAGCTTCTCGGTGGCCAACACCGGGGGCTGGCAGAGCTGGAAGACCACCCCGGCGAACATCAGCAGCGTCACCGGCACCCACGACGTCTATCTGACCTTCACCAGCGGCCAGCCGGCCGACTTCGTGAACGTCAACTGGTTCGACTTCGGTCACTGA